Proteins co-encoded in one Papaver somniferum cultivar HN1 chromosome 5, ASM357369v1, whole genome shotgun sequence genomic window:
- the LOC113284363 gene encoding putative F-box protein At3g16210 yields the protein MEKKNKSNGMVDLFPREIILDILSRLPSEAVLQCKLVCKSWRNLLRSCDAYRRFQLYYGEYTCNSNANTINTVVQIHHPPCSFFGFVLGSCNGLILSCQPNTCADKQKNLYLSNPMKREYLNLPIQEEPTVCGFGYDTSAGVYKVVRMDPDRVTRGDMVHVYTVGSGVGWRRKENIAQMRCSRFGGFTGIPCNGALHWLDYKNRIWTFDLADEEFRCIPSPQFQLAAVNDHFELRLLGECLSLVHYKDSRTILDIWLLKRNDKERKRNNSTVNEKLDYYKLSSWNWSKEFSLTEVLCEHYDPVDIVDPFALTKNGELLLFSRTTTEVYRYTMKSTKSVYDKEKLNDGAHVRLYVRTAMPYKKSFVSLKDLGEDVKIFDLVTR from the exons atggagaagaaaaataaaagcaaCGGTATGGTTGATCTTTTCCCAAGAGAGATCATATTAGACATTCTTTCTCGATTACCTTCTGAGGCGGTCTTACAGTGCAAACTCGTTTGTAAAAGCTGGAGAAATCTTTTACGTTCGT GTGATGCCTACAGAAGATTCCAACTTTACTACGGAGAGTATACTTGTAACAGCAATGCTAATACTATTAACACAGTTGTTCAGATCCACCATCCTCCTTGTAGTTTTTTTGGCTTCGTTCTTGGTTCATGCAACGGGTTGATTCTGTCTTGCCAACCAAACACTTGCGCGGATAAACAAAAAAACCTTTACCTGTCTAATCCAATGAAAAGAGAATATCTGAATCTTCCCATACAAGAGGAACCAACGGTTTGTGGATTCGGTTACGATACTTCTGCTGGTGTATACAAAGTTGTACGAATGGATCCTGACCGGGTCACTCGTGGCGATATGGTCCATGTCTACACTGTTGGGAGCGGAGTTGGGTGGAGAAGGAAAGAAAACATTGCACAAATGCGGTGTTCTAGATTTGGTGGTTTCACAGGTATTCCTTGTAACGGAGCTCTGCACTGGCTTGATTATAAAAACAGGATTTGGACTTTCGATTTGGCAGATGAAGAGTTCAGGTGTATCCCATCACCACAGTTCCAACTTGCAGCTGTTAATGATCATTTTGAGCTGCGGTTATTGGGAGAGTGTTTATCTCTGGTTCATTACAAGGACTCAAGAACAATCTTGGACATATGGTTACTAAAGAGAAATGATAAGGAAAGAAAGAGGAATAATAGTACTGTGAACGAGAAACTGGATTACTACAAACTGTCTTCTTGGAATTGGAGCAAAGAATTTAGTTTAACAGAGGTTTTATGTGAGCATTATGATCCGGTGGACATTGTTGATCCTTTTGCTCTTACAAAGAATGGTGAACTTTTACTGTTTAGCAGAACAACTACCGAAGTGTATCGCTATACGATGAAATCTACCAAGTCCGTCTATGACAAGGAAAAACTTAATGATGGTGCTCATGTTAGGTTGTATGTGCGTACTGCAATGCCATATAAGAAAAGCTTTGTTTCTCTGAAGGATCTTGGAGAAGATGTGAAGATATTTGATCTAGTTACAAGGTGA